The following coding sequences lie in one Saimiri boliviensis isolate mSaiBol1 chromosome 6, mSaiBol1.pri, whole genome shotgun sequence genomic window:
- the LOC101032803 gene encoding E2F-associated phosphoprotein isoform X2 has product MNRLPNDYDPYAIDEPSDEQPALSSSEDEVDVLLHGTPDQKRKLIRECLTGESESSSEDEFEKEMEAELNSTMKTMEDKLSSLGTGSSSGNGKVATAPARYYDDIYFDSDSEDEDKAVTMVWDARGHINNSLFQIVTLS; this is encoded by the exons ATGAACCGGCTTCCGAATGACTACGACCCCTACGCGATTGACGAGCCTAGTGACGAGCAGCCGGCTTTGAGCAGCTCTGAAGATGAAGTGGATGTGCTTTTACATGGAACTCCTGACCAAAAACGAAAACTCATCAGAGAATGTCTTACTGGAGAAAGTGAATCATCTAGTGAAGAtgaatttgaaaaggaaatggaagctGAATTAAATTCTACCATGAAAACAATGGAGGACAAGTTATCCTCTCTAGGAACTGGGTCTTCCTCAGGAAATGGAAAAGTTGCAACAGCTCCAGCAAGATACTATGATGATATATATTTTGATTCTGATTCTGAAGATGAAGACAAAGCA GTTACCATGGTTTGGGACGCCAGAGGTCACATCAACAACAGCCTGTTCCAAATAGTGACGCTGTCTTGA
- the LOC101032803 gene encoding E2F-associated phosphoprotein isoform X1, which yields MNRLPNDYDPYAIDEPSDEQPALSSSEDEVDVLLHGTPDQKRKLIRECLTGESESSSEDEFEKEMEAELNSTMKTMEDKLSSLGTGSSSGNGKVATAPARYYDDIYFDSDSEDEDKAVQVTKKKKKKQHKIPTNGELLYDPEKDNRDQAWVDAQRRGYHGLGRQRSHQQQPVPNSDAVLNCPACMTTLCLDCQRHESYKTQYRAMFVMNCSINKEEVLRYKASENRKKRRGHKKMRSNQEDTAKKAETDVEEIYHPVMCTECSTEVAVYDKDEVFHFFNVLASHS from the coding sequence ATGAACCGGCTTCCGAATGACTACGACCCCTACGCGATTGACGAGCCTAGTGACGAGCAGCCGGCTTTGAGCAGCTCTGAAGATGAAGTGGATGTGCTTTTACATGGAACTCCTGACCAAAAACGAAAACTCATCAGAGAATGTCTTACTGGAGAAAGTGAATCATCTAGTGAAGAtgaatttgaaaaggaaatggaagctGAATTAAATTCTACCATGAAAACAATGGAGGACAAGTTATCCTCTCTAGGAACTGGGTCTTCCTCAGGAAATGGAAAAGTTGCAACAGCTCCAGCAAGATACTATGATGATATATATTTTGATTCTGATTCTGAAGATGAAGACAAAGCAGTACAggtgaccaagaaaaaaaagaagaaacaacacaAGATTCCGACAAATGGTGAGCTACTATATGATCCTGAAAAAGATAACAGAGATCAGGCCTGGGTTGATGCACAGAGAAGAGGTTACCATGGTTTGGGACGCCAGAGGTCACATCAACAACAGCCTGTTCCAAATAGTGACGCTGTCTTGAATTGTCCTGCCTGCATGACCACATTGTGCCTTGATTGCCAAAGGCATGAATCGTACAAAACTCAATATAGAGCGATGTTCGTGATGAATTGTTCTATTAACAAAGAGGAGGTTCTAAGATATAAAGCCTCAGAGAACAGGAAGAAAAGGCGGGGTCATAAGAAGATGAGGTCTAACCAGGAAGATACTGCCAAGAAGGCAGAGACAGATGTGGAAGAAATCTATCACCCAGTCATGTGCACCGAATGTTCCACTGAAGTGGCAGTCTATGACAAGGATGAAGTCTttcattttttcaatgttttagcAAGCCATTCCTAA